In Crocosphaera sp. UHCC 0190, the following proteins share a genomic window:
- a CDS encoding LppP/LprE family lipoprotein: MIPNAPKIDAEPPSIDRCKNQLREAKTDQEKAIIRAGWDLFGPIQTYDKTSVITAMSGVDGMCRPLGYQAFVFVEGQFAGTLSPETMNSRLDGDISRIFLTSPSSLFVEYKRYRESDPLCCPSGTNRVDFKIEPKDAKPFLVPVNVTTENK, translated from the coding sequence ATGATTCCCAATGCACCGAAAATTGATGCTGAACCCCCAAGTATTGATCGCTGTAAAAATCAATTAAGAGAGGCAAAAACTGATCAAGAGAAAGCCATTATTCGGGCCGGTTGGGACTTATTTGGCCCCATACAAACCTATGATAAAACAAGTGTGATAACTGCCATGAGTGGAGTTGATGGAATGTGTCGTCCTTTAGGTTATCAAGCATTTGTTTTTGTGGAAGGACAATTTGCAGGAACCCTATCTCCTGAAACCATGAATTCTCGTTTAGATGGGGATATTTCTCGTATTTTTTTAACCAGTCCATCCAGTTTATTTGTAGAATATAAGAGATATAGAGAAAGTGATCCTTTGTGTTGTCCTTCAGGAACAAATCGGGTGGATTTTAAAATTGAACCCAAAGACGCGAAACCTTTTTTAGTTCCTGTAAATGTAACAACAGAAAATAAGTAA
- a CDS encoding META and DUF4377 domain-containing protein, translated as MLKNKTIIRIICPLILTSISGVYSSSISQISANETRRNQPIYLAQNQLKNSLEGTEWQLVAWHENQPLTDKSATLTFDKERVFGTGGCNRYTAGYEQNDNRLKVDVIAATRMACPEEIMTQEMLFLAALEGAKIYTINSQGQLQIAYIKQKQLGIITFKPLSKSNTPTTEKTVYISPETVDCIGVAPKKCLQIKETPGDNWTLFYESIEGFTYEPGYNYQVRIAQKKILTLR; from the coding sequence ATGCTCAAAAACAAAACAATAATCAGAATTATATGTCCATTAATTCTGACTTCTATTTCCGGTGTTTATTCAAGTTCTATTAGTCAAATTTCTGCTAATGAAACTCGACGAAATCAACCCATTTATTTAGCACAAAATCAACTCAAAAATTCCTTAGAAGGAACGGAATGGCAGTTAGTCGCATGGCATGAAAATCAACCCTTAACAGATAAATCAGCAACCCTTACTTTTGACAAAGAAAGAGTATTTGGAACCGGTGGATGCAACCGTTACACCGCAGGATATGAACAGAATGATAATAGATTAAAAGTAGACGTTATTGCCGCTACTCGTATGGCCTGTCCTGAAGAAATAATGACCCAAGAAATGTTATTTTTAGCAGCATTAGAAGGAGCCAAAATTTATACAATAAATTCTCAAGGTCAATTACAAATTGCTTATATTAAGCAAAAACAATTAGGAATTATTACCTTTAAACCTCTTTCTAAGAGCAATACACCTACAACAGAAAAAACCGTTTATATCAGTCCTGAAACTGTAGATTGTATCGGAGTTGCACCAAAAAAATGCTTACAAATAAAAGAAACCCCAGGAGACAATTGGACATTATTTTATGAATCTATTGAAGGATTTACCTATGAACCTGGTTACAATTATCAAGTAAGAATTGCTCAAAAAAAAATCCTAACCCTCCGGTAG